From the genome of Staphylococcus haemolyticus, one region includes:
- a CDS encoding NAD/NADP-dependent octopine/nopaline dehydrogenase family protein gives MKIAVVGSGNGAVTAAVDMVNQGHDVKLYCRNSSIKKFNNALEKGGFDFNNEGAESFVPFTEISDDIEYVLKDAEIIQVIIPSSYIEYYAEIMAEHVTSDQLIFFNIAAAMASIRFINVLEDKHIEVEPKFAEANTLTYGTRVDFENARVDLSLNVRKVFFSTYNKKELSDSFEKVSQIYPYLVKEENLWKTNLENGNPEVHPGPTLLNVGRIDYADSFALYKEGITKHTVRLLHAIELERLTLGRKLGFELLTAKEARIQRGYLERKDEDEPLNRLFNTSPVFSQIPGPNSVQNRYLTEDIAYGLVLWSSLGRAIDVETPNIDAVIMIASTILERDFFDEGLKVEELGLEKLGLE, from the coding sequence ATGAAAATAGCGGTAGTAGGATCAGGTAATGGTGCAGTTACAGCGGCAGTAGATATGGTAAATCAAGGACATGATGTGAAATTGTATTGTCGAAATTCATCCATTAAAAAATTTAATAACGCATTAGAAAAGGGTGGATTTGATTTTAATAATGAAGGTGCAGAATCATTTGTACCATTTACAGAAATAAGTGATGACATTGAATATGTATTGAAAGATGCTGAGATAATTCAAGTTATCATTCCATCATCATATATTGAATACTATGCGGAAATTATGGCTGAGCATGTAACAAGTGATCAACTTATTTTCTTCAATATTGCAGCTGCCATGGCATCAATTCGATTTATTAACGTACTTGAAGATAAACATATTGAGGTAGAGCCGAAGTTTGCTGAAGCTAATACACTTACTTACGGTACGCGCGTTGACTTTGAAAATGCACGCGTAGATTTATCATTGAATGTACGTAAAGTATTCTTTTCTACATATAATAAGAAGGAACTTAGTGACAGTTTTGAAAAGGTAAGTCAAATATATCCGTATCTTGTTAAAGAAGAAAATCTATGGAAGACAAATTTAGAAAACGGAAACCCAGAGGTTCATCCTGGTCCAACGTTATTAAATGTAGGAAGAATTGATTATGCTGATTCATTTGCCCTCTATAAAGAAGGTATTACGAAGCACACAGTAAGATTATTACATGCAATTGAGTTGGAACGTTTAACATTAGGCCGTAAATTAGGATTTGAACTTTTAACAGCCAAAGAAGCACGTATTCAAAGAGGTTATTTAGAACGTAAAGACGAAGATGAACCATTAAATCGTTTATTTAATACAAGTCCTGTGTTTTCTCAAATACCAGGGCCTAATTCAGTACAAAATCGTTATTTAACTGAAGATATAGCATATGGACTTGTACTATGGTCAAGTTTAGGGCGTGCAATTGATGTTGAAACGCCTAATATAGATGCAGTTATCATGATTGCATCAACAATTTTAGAACGTGACTTTTTCGATGAAGGTCTAAAAGTAGAAGAACTTGGTTTAGAAAAACTCGGTTTAGAATAA